In Arachis hypogaea cultivar Tifrunner chromosome 17, arahy.Tifrunner.gnm2.J5K5, whole genome shotgun sequence, a single window of DNA contains:
- the LOC112762952 gene encoding uncharacterized protein, with the protein MAIVLRFVTLDGFVKERFFDVVHVTDTYATTLKKELISVLSHYNLQVENIRGQGLQLALVVASREVLQIHEFFTQLNSIVTIVSASSKRHDQLQEAQAIENANLVAQNELETGKGANQISTLQRVGDTRWSSHFNSICSLVKMFTATNIVLNNIIEDGTTYAQRGETYGVSKILLSFEFVFTLHLMKEIMEITNVLCQTLQQQSQDILNAMHIVSTSKLLLQQLRDGGWCNFLANVKDFCEKHEIEVPNMSAQYVFGRGRSRQPSVTVEHHYRIDVFLATIDFQIQELNSRFNEQTIELLTLSCALDPKDNFKLFNIEEISKLAEKFYPLDFPSNELNILKSQLQHYQHDIPNHLKGIDTLSELCNKLQETGKSRTYHMVDRLIRLVLTLPVSTATTERAFSTMKIVKTRLRSKMADEFLADNLGRI; encoded by the exons ATGGCCATTGTTTTGAGATTTGTTACTCTAGATGGTTTTGTTAAAGAGAGATTCTTTGATGTTGTGCATGTCACTGATACTTATGCAACAACTTTAAAGAAAGAATTGATTTCTGTCCTTTCTCATTATAATCTCCAAGTTGAAAATATCAGGGGTCAAGG GTTACAATTAGCATTGGTGGTAGCTTCAAGAGAGGtacttcaaattcatgaattttttactCAATTAAACTCTATTGTCACTATTGTTAGTGCTTCTTCAAAAAGACATGATCAATTACAAGAAgctcaagcaattgaaaatgcAAACTTGGTTGCTCAAAATGAATTAGAAACAGGCAAAGGTGCGAATCAAATAAGCACTTTACAAAGAGTTGGGGATACTCGATGGAGctctcactttaattctatttgcagTTTGGTAAAAATGTTTACTGCTACCAATATTGTTCTCAATAATATCATTGAAGACGGGACAACTTATGCACAAAGAGGTGAGACTTATggtgttagtaaaatattattgtcatttgaatttgttttcacTTTGCACTTGATGAAAGAGATTATGGAAATCACTAATGTTCTTTGCCAAACACTGCAACAACAATCTCAAGATATTCTTAATGCAATGCATATTGTTTCTACATCAAAGTTACTTCTTCAACAATTAAGAGATGGTGGATGGTGCAATTTTCTTGCAAATGTTAAAGATTTTTgtgaaaaacatgaaattgaagTCCCTAATATGAGTGCACAATATGtttttggaagaggtcgatctcgTCAACCAAGTGTGACAGTTGAGCATCATTATCGAATAGATGTATTTTTGGCAACAATTGACTTTCAAATACAAGAATTGAATAGTAGATTTAATGAGCAAACAATAGAGCTTTTGACTTTGAGTTGTGCTTTGGATCCTAAGGacaatttcaaattatttaatattgaagAAATTAGCAAGTTAGCAGAGAAGTTTTATCCCCTTGACTTTCCTTCTAATGagctaaatattttgaaatctcaGTTGCAACATTATCAGCATGATATACCAAATCATTTGAAAGGCATTGATACACTTTCTGAATTGTGCAACAAGTTACAAGAAAcgggaaaatcaagaacttatcaCATGGTTGATAGATTAATACGTCTTGTTTTGACTCTACCAGTGTCTACAGCAACAACAGAAAGAGCTTTTTCAACAATGAAAATTGTTAAGACAAGACTCCGAAGTAAGATGGCTGATGAATTTCTTGCAGACAATTTG gGACGTATCTGa
- the LOC112762450 gene encoding calcium uniporter protein 5, mitochondrial-like translates to MWSRGWCVGSLLRQRVCATLNIGSSHGYGGKAHQPFDHTPLFGLKGFADDGRKRNNNGEGGRGVGVGSISVFLNRMNNKRGVCSSTWVSSPFNNGGINNSNSPSSSYGKIEGTNSLSYAEAKKLMRLVNVENLKLKLGSDGKEVIPYNELIEACESMGVVRNKEEAMAFAKVLDEAGVILLFRNKVYLHPDKVVDLVISAVPLALTSENDPRREELKRLQEKKEELDVLAHKQVRRILWGGLGFGIATVSLFFRLTFWEFSWDVMEPIAFFTTSTGLIIGYAYFLFTSRDPTYQDFMKRLFLSRQRKLHKRHNFDIDKYNDLRCKCKTPLDAKTTLKNRLGVDLDLEEA, encoded by the exons ATGTGGAGTAGAGGGTGGTGTGTAGGGTCATTGTTGAGGCAAAGGGTATGTGCTACTTTAAATATTGGAAGTAGCCATGGCTATGGTGGAAAGGCTCATCAACCTTTTGATCACACTCCATTGTTCGGTTTGAAAGGTTTTGCTGATGATGGAAGAAAGAGGAATAATAatggagaaggaggaagaggtgttggtgttggttctatatctgtttttctgaACCGAATGAATAATAAGAGGGGTGTGTGTTCATCAACTTGGGTTTCATCTCCTTTTAACAATGGGGGCATTAATAATTCAAattctccatcttcttcttatggGAAAATAGAAGGGACAAATAGTTTATCATACGCTGAGGCGAAGAAGTTAATGAGGCTAGTGAATGTGGAGAATCTAAAGCTGAAGCTTGGAAGTGATGGGAAGGAAGTTATTCCGTACAATGAACTTATTGAAGCATGTGAAAGCATGGGAGTTGTAAGGAATAAAGAAGAGGCTATGGCGTTTGCTAAGGTTCTTGATGAAGCTGGTGTTATTCTTCTCTTTAGGAACAAGGTCTATCTGCACCCTGATAAG GTGGTTGATCTGGTTATAAGTGCAGTTCCACTAGCATTAACTTCTGAGAATGATCCTAGAAGGGAAGAACTAAAGAGGcttcaagagaagaaagaagagctcGATGTCTTGGCGCACAAGCAAGTCCGGCGCATCCTCTGGGGCGGCCTAGGATTCGGCATAGCCACCGTCTCCCTCTTCTTCCGGCTAACATTCTGGGAATTCTCATGGGACGTCATGGAGCCGATCGCATTCTTCACCACGTCGACCGGCCTAATCATCGGCTATGCCTACTTCCTATTCACCTCAAGGGACCCTACTTACCAAGACTTCATGAAGAGGCTATTCCTTTCAAGGCAGAGGAAGCTTCATAAGAGGCACAATTTTGATATTGACAAGTATAATGATCTTAGGTGCAAATGCAAAACACCTTTAGATGCAAAAACCACACTCAAGAATCGTTTAGGCGTGGATCTAGATCTGGAGGAGGCTTAA